Proteins from one Patescibacteria group bacterium genomic window:
- a CDS encoding SpoIID/LytB domain-containing protein has protein sequence MHRQFKKILQILFVLFLFAGIFLTQSIHANQTVDSEKSQAETQLEKIKSDREVYESQVSDLEEKFINFDTKLKDLEAQQQKIDQDITSLQTKKAKLKIITPKLASQRKALLRELYLVFDDKLFYITYYVDAGHFFDLLKGKDETQIMVEDRIRKIGQIDRVLSLISRREKLFDDQISDLKSQQQEIAGRMALLAVELSAKQQGLSSLDLRASKIQEYLLRLQHINSLLERDFVSQNSASGETFIFTGGGTEHGIGMSQYGARGLAKLGKNYQEILSYYYQNTHLANKNTASLKIRVGLVLGGAGGKICSLAGSAKVLARTIPENGCANISQNQITIFDASGKNLATITNPGDVTIAPLTAAGVLRVDYKMSGYNEYYGAMQVKNIGGSLYTINIVSFEQYLKGVVPSEMPHSWPAEALKAQAIAARSYAFRAIKPQAVFDVDDTTRFQVYLGKKHQSTETDKAVDETSGQVVVYGAEVIPTYYHSTSGGYTENNENVWGGSPRPYLRAVPSLWEEDSPWWKWSSKVFSRDELSKIFANNAETNVGTLQKIEILNRGISGRVIAIRLTGSAGSVEVTGQTVRKVINANLEVSDPPIRSILFGIKSP, from the coding sequence GTGCATCGACAATTCAAAAAAATTCTTCAAATATTATTCGTCCTTTTTCTCTTTGCAGGTATTTTTCTGACTCAATCAATTCACGCCAACCAAACGGTTGATAGCGAAAAAAGCCAAGCCGAAACACAGCTTGAAAAAATTAAATCTGACCGCGAAGTTTATGAAAGCCAAGTCTCGGATTTAGAAGAAAAATTTATCAATTTTGACACTAAACTCAAAGATCTCGAAGCTCAGCAGCAAAAAATAGATCAAGATATCACCAGCCTGCAAACCAAAAAAGCCAAGCTAAAAATTATTACCCCTAAATTAGCTAGCCAGCGGAAAGCACTTCTTCGTGAACTCTATTTGGTTTTTGACGATAAGCTTTTTTATATCACATATTATGTCGATGCCGGGCATTTTTTTGATCTTTTAAAAGGCAAAGATGAAACCCAGATTATGGTTGAAGATCGAATCAGAAAAATCGGTCAAATTGATCGAGTTTTGTCTCTAATTTCAAGGCGGGAGAAATTATTTGATGACCAAATTTCCGATCTCAAATCTCAACAACAAGAGATTGCCGGCAGAATGGCTTTGTTGGCGGTGGAACTATCTGCCAAGCAACAAGGCTTAAGCAGTTTGGATTTGCGCGCTTCCAAAATTCAAGAGTATTTATTAAGATTGCAACATATTAATTCTTTATTGGAACGGGATTTTGTTTCTCAAAATTCCGCCTCAGGCGAGACTTTTATTTTTACCGGCGGCGGCACCGAGCACGGCATTGGCATGAGCCAGTATGGCGCGCGCGGTTTAGCAAAATTAGGTAAAAATTATCAAGAGATTTTGAGTTATTATTATCAAAATACTCACCTTGCCAATAAAAATACTGCCAGTTTAAAAATTCGTGTCGGCTTAGTTTTGGGTGGGGCGGGTGGAAAAATTTGCAGCCTCGCGGGATCGGCCAAGGTCTTAGCCAGGACAATACCCGAAAATGGCTGTGCCAATATTTCTCAAAATCAAATTACAATTTTTGATGCTTCGGGTAAAAATCTCGCCACCATCACTAATCCCGGCGATGTCACCATAGCACCTTTGACAGCTGCTGGCGTGTTGCGGGTGGATTATAAAATGTCGGGTTATAATGAATATTACGGCGCAATGCAGGTTAAAAATATTGGTGGCTCGCTATACACGATTAATATTGTCAGTTTTGAGCAATATCTCAAAGGCGTCGTGCCTTCGGAAATGCCGCATTCCTGGCCCGCTGAAGCCTTAAAAGCGCAAGCTATCGCGGCCAGGTCATATGCTTTTCGAGCCATCAAGCCTCAAGCAGTTTTTGATGTTGATGACACGACGCGTTTTCAAGTTTATTTAGGTAAAAAGCATCAATCAACCGAAACAGACAAAGCCGTTGACGAAACCAGCGGCCAAGTTGTTGTATATGGCGCCGAAGTCATTCCCACTTATTATCATTCCACTTCTGGTGGATATACGGAAAATAATGAAAATGTTTGGGGTGGTAGTCCACGGCCATATTTGAGAGCAGTGCCAAGTTTATGGGAAGAAGATTCGCCCTGGTGGAAATGGTCCAGTAAAGTTTTTAGTCGCGATGAATTATCAAAAATTTTTGCCAATAATGCCGAAACCAATGTCGGCACTTTACAAAAAATTGAAATTTTAAATCGCGGTATTTCCGGCCGCGTTATTGCAATTCGTTTAACTGGCTCCGCAGGTTCGGTTGAAGTCACCGGTCAAACTGTGCGCAAAGTGATTAATGCCAATCTTGAAGTTTCCGATCCGCCAATTCGCAGCATTTTATTTGGCATCAAAAGTCCATAA
- a CDS encoding four helix bundle protein: MTNQITNSNHQIKFDLEERTSNFGKEIINFSKGIKINPINNPIINQLVRSGTSVGANYCEANESNSKRDFIHKISIAKKEAKETMYWLGLISSAEPTKENDAKQLRKEAHELVLIFSSIIKNKK, encoded by the coding sequence ATGACCAATCAAATTACAAATTCCAATCACCAAATAAAATTTGACTTAGAGGAACGTACCTCAAACTTCGGGAAAGAGATAATTAATTTTTCTAAGGGCATTAAAATAAATCCAATTAATAATCCAATAATTAACCAACTGGTAAGATCCGGAACAAGCGTTGGAGCAAATTATTGTGAAGCAAATGAATCAAATTCAAAAAGGGATTTTATCCATAAAATATCTATTGCCAAAAAGGAAGCTAAGGAAACCATGTATTGGCTTGGCCTGATAAGTAGTGCCGAACCAACCAAAGAAAATGATGCAAAGCAGTTACGTAAGGAAGCTCACGAATTAGTCTTAATATTTTCATCAATAATTAAAAACAAGAAATAA
- a CDS encoding PrgI family protein codes for MQFEVPQKIDLEDKVIGPLTLKQFFYLLAGGMLDYIWFRFFSFAIFVILALPTTAFFVAMALARVQDQPFPKFLGSLVLYTLRPKQRTWGRGAPLPKLMVRTPKLKQEIQPETKKMSPGELEKLATILDTKGWDKGEPEMKERVVSQPEARPKLNVETNSKLKNQNAK; via the coding sequence ATGCAATTTGAGGTGCCGCAAAAAATTGATTTAGAAGACAAGGTAATCGGACCACTAACTTTAAAGCAGTTCTTTTATCTTTTGGCAGGTGGGATGCTTGATTATATTTGGTTTCGATTTTTCAGTTTTGCTATTTTCGTGATTTTGGCTTTGCCCACCACCGCCTTTTTTGTGGCCATGGCTTTGGCTCGAGTTCAAGATCAGCCTTTTCCAAAATTTTTAGGCAGTTTAGTTTTATATACCCTGCGACCAAAACAAAGAACCTGGGGTCGAGGCGCTCCCCTGCCAAAATTAATGGTGCGAACACCAAAATTAAAACAAGAGATCCAACCAGAAACTAAAAAAATGTCACCCGGGGAACTTGAAAAATTGGCGACAATCTTAGATACTAAAGGTTGGGACAAGGGTGAACCCGAGATGAAAGAAAGGGTAGTTTCACAGCCCGAAGCTCGTCCCAAACTTAATGTAGAGACGAATTCAAAATTAAAAAATCAAAATGCAAAATGA
- a CDS encoding four helix bundle protein, producing MQNDNENFKNEFKKRLYCFVLRLIKFIESLSKNDIVCKTIGSQLLRSGTSILANFVEAKSASSKRDFINFFTHSLKSANESKMWLCLLKDTDRGNKNELKFLLKELTEISKVIASSILTLKGKK from the coding sequence ATGCAAAATGATAATGAAAATTTTAAAAATGAATTCAAAAAAAGACTATACTGTTTTGTCTTAAGGCTAATCAAATTTATAGAAAGTCTGTCAAAAAATGATATAGTTTGTAAAACTATTGGTAGCCAATTACTTAGAAGCGGAACAAGTATTTTAGCAAATTTTGTAGAGGCTAAATCCGCCAGCTCCAAAAGAGATTTTATTAATTTCTTTACGCATTCATTAAAATCCGCCAATGAATCAAAAATGTGGTTATGTTTATTAAAAGATACGGACAGAGGAAATAAAAACGAATTAAAATTTCTTCTTAAAGAATTAACTGAAATATCAAAAGTAATCGCTTCGAGCATATTAACCCTTAAGGGTAAAAAATAA
- a CDS encoding DUF87 domain-containing protein, producing the protein MPFLGDLRSGQKSGTEKTYREGLASVLDLIAPGDFIVTPNYLQINQYYVKTLFVYTYPRYLYTNWLSPVITYDVTMDLGMFVYPVESRKALEDLKNRIGQMESAYRMEKEKGLVSDPELETAMQDVESLRFALQKGEVKLFKFSLYFTIFAKTPEELETVTQQLESHLGGKLIYTKPAFLQMEEGFHSTLALGLDNIMITQNLDTGSVSSTFPFTSTELTSNDGILYGINRHNNSLILFDRFALENANMVVFGKSGGGKSYAIKLEALRSLMWGTDVIVIDPEDEYRKLAESVGGTYLEISVKSKQRINPFDLPKISENETGEDVLREAVVSAHGLINLMVGGLTPAEDALLDRALFETYAIKDITVDPVSHKNPPPLLTDLHNVLKNMRGAENIVYKLSKYTEGSFAGLFNQPTNVNLGSGFIDFSIKNLEDQLRPVGMYLILNFIWQKVKSEMRRRILIVDEAWWMMQYEDSAQFLSGLCRRARKYYLGVSVISQDVEDFLANKYGKVIVSNSALQLLLKQSPASIDKICEVFNLTEGEKFLILEADVGEGLFFAGLNHVAIKVIGSYTEDQIITSDPKQILAMRGKAA; encoded by the coding sequence ATGCCATTTTTAGGAGATTTAAGATCAGGTCAAAAATCAGGCACGGAAAAAACCTATCGAGAAGGCTTGGCTTCGGTATTGGATTTAATTGCACCGGGCGATTTTATTGTCACCCCAAATTATCTGCAAATTAACCAATATTATGTGAAGACTTTATTTGTCTATACATACCCGCGATATTTATACACTAATTGGCTTTCGCCGGTCATCACTTATGACGTCACCATGGATTTAGGCATGTTTGTTTATCCGGTGGAAAGCCGTAAAGCCTTAGAGGATTTAAAAAACCGGATTGGGCAGATGGAATCGGCATACCGAATGGAAAAAGAAAAAGGCTTGGTATCAGATCCTGAATTAGAAACCGCTATGCAAGATGTCGAGTCGTTACGATTTGCCCTACAAAAAGGCGAAGTTAAACTTTTCAAGTTTTCACTTTATTTTACGATTTTTGCCAAAACTCCCGAGGAATTAGAAACCGTCACCCAACAACTCGAGAGCCATTTGGGCGGCAAATTGATTTACACCAAGCCGGCATTTTTGCAAATGGAAGAAGGCTTTCACTCCACCTTGGCTTTGGGCTTAGATAATATTATGATTACTCAGAATTTGGACACCGGTTCGGTTTCTTCTACTTTTCCTTTTACCTCAACTGAATTGACCTCAAATGACGGCATTTTATACGGCATTAACCGCCACAACAATTCGCTGATTTTATTTGACCGCTTTGCTCTGGAAAACGCCAACATGGTGGTTTTTGGCAAGTCAGGCGGCGGTAAAAGCTACGCGATTAAATTAGAAGCGTTGCGGTCTTTGATGTGGGGTACGGACGTGATTGTCATTGACCCAGAAGATGAATACCGCAAATTAGCCGAATCCGTGGGCGGCACTTATTTAGAAATTTCGGTTAAATCCAAACAGCGCATCAATCCGTTTGATCTGCCGAAAATTTCTGAAAATGAAACCGGCGAAGACGTTTTGCGGGAAGCGGTGGTTTCCGCGCATGGTTTGATTAACTTGATGGTTGGCGGTTTAACACCGGCCGAAGATGCACTGTTGGATCGCGCTTTGTTTGAAACCTATGCAATTAAGGATATTACCGTAGATCCGGTTTCACATAAGAATCCCCCACCACTCTTGACGGATCTGCACAATGTGTTGAAAAATATGCGCGGTGCGGAAAATATTGTTTACAAGTTATCCAAATATACCGAAGGTTCATTTGCCGGCTTATTCAACCAGCCCACAAATGTGAATTTAGGCTCAGGATTTATTGATTTTTCGATTAAAAACTTGGAAGACCAGCTGCGCCCAGTCGGAATGTATTTGATTTTGAATTTTATTTGGCAAAAGGTCAAGTCTGAGATGCGTCGCCGAATTCTGATTGTTGATGAGGCGTGGTGGATGATGCAATACGAAGACTCAGCGCAATTTTTGTCAGGTTTGTGCCGGCGAGCCCGAAAATATTATTTGGGCGTCTCGGTGATTTCTCAAGATGTGGAAGATTTTTTGGCGAATAAATATGGCAAAGTGATTGTGAGCAACTCTGCTTTGCAGTTATTGTTAAAACAGTCACCGGCATCGATTGATAAAATTTGCGAGGTTTTTAATCTTACCGAAGGTGAAAAGTTTCTAATTTTAGAAGCCGACGTTGGCGAAGGGTTATTTTTTGCCGGTTTAAATCATGTCGCGATTAAGGTTATTGGTTCATATACCGAAGACCAAATTATTACTTCTGATCCGAAACAGATTCTGGCGATGCGGGGCAAAGCCGCGTAG
- a CDS encoding four helix bundle protein, with translation MTQISNNKQYDLEDRTLKFAKTIIRFINKLPKTISNIEIARQLIRSAGSIGANYIEANESLSKKDFIMRIKICKKEAKESRYWLNLIEIIKNPELDEERLNYLQETTELMKIFGSILEKIK, from the coding sequence ATGACACAAATTTCAAATAACAAACAATACGATTTGGAAGATAGAACACTTAAGTTTGCCAAAACTATTATCCGGTTTATTAACAAATTACCCAAAACTATTTCTAATATTGAAATTGCCAGACAACTAATTAGATCTGCGGGTTCAATTGGTGCAAACTATATTGAAGCTAACGAGTCGTTAAGCAAAAAAGATTTTATTATGAGAATAAAAATTTGTAAAAAAGAAGCGAAGGAAAGTCGTTATTGGCTCAATTTGATTGAAATAATTAAAAACCCCGAATTAGATGAAGAAAGATTAAACTATCTTCAAGAAACTACTGAATTGATGAAAATTTTTGGTTCAATATTAGAAAAAATAAAATAA
- a CDS encoding lytic murein transglycosylase: protein MDLSEFKEKLNHWWAFPCCGCALILALIIITIAALASTYTKSLGDQTPAGGGAGVCSNVPAPYDKIFGTAGDKWKVQPGFLAAIFVAEHGPVIRYRSGYSPVTSKTAEFPEAGGDPEAIIKWETSSAGALGPMQFMPGTWPGYAQDANGDGSTDPQNIVDAAFASAKYLAMAGAGGNTTDLDKLRDAASQYNSGRPWSQGQNIRETSRYVPKVINKFQQFYCDAGGAGYAAITGKTYYPVKPPIISFGNSRHHCTRNRPSPCNPNGTGHSKFHKTGVAIGDAVDLKSGAGNQIYAIFDGVAEKRYTRSGGFSHLRLHSASNSVVFANYAHINATKTGRVNAGDIIGYYGVGAGHLHFELWPNEGKSIEGDPARGSGAAYCKSIWENMAKFLGLSPYP, encoded by the coding sequence ATGGATTTATCTGAATTTAAAGAAAAACTTAACCATTGGTGGGCTTTCCCGTGTTGTGGTTGCGCATTAATTTTGGCATTAATTATAATTACCATCGCCGCTCTTGCTAGCACCTATACTAAATCACTTGGCGACCAAACCCCAGCTGGCGGCGGTGCTGGTGTTTGTAGTAACGTTCCTGCGCCATATGATAAAATTTTTGGTACCGCCGGAGACAAGTGGAAAGTTCAGCCAGGTTTTTTGGCAGCAATTTTTGTTGCTGAACATGGACCAGTAATACGATATCGATCAGGATATAGTCCGGTTACTTCAAAAACTGCTGAATTTCCTGAAGCGGGTGGCGATCCCGAAGCAATAATAAAATGGGAAACATCCAGCGCTGGAGCCTTAGGTCCAATGCAATTTATGCCCGGAACATGGCCTGGTTATGCTCAAGATGCAAACGGAGATGGAAGCACCGATCCTCAAAATATTGTTGATGCCGCCTTTGCTTCTGCAAAATATTTAGCGATGGCCGGAGCTGGAGGAAATACTACCGACCTTGACAAGTTAAGAGATGCCGCCTCCCAATATAATAGCGGCCGACCATGGAGTCAGGGACAGAATATTAGAGAAACGAGCAGATATGTACCAAAAGTAATTAATAAGTTTCAACAATTCTATTGTGACGCAGGCGGCGCCGGTTATGCTGCAATAACAGGTAAAACATATTATCCTGTTAAGCCGCCGATTATTAGCTTTGGCAATAGCCGGCACCATTGCACACGAAATCGACCCTCTCCATGTAATCCTAATGGAACAGGACACAGTAAATTTCATAAAACTGGAGTTGCTATTGGGGATGCGGTTGATTTAAAAAGTGGGGCTGGTAATCAAATTTATGCTATTTTTGACGGAGTGGCTGAAAAAAGATATACGAGGAGTGGTGGATTTAGTCACCTCAGGCTACATTCTGCTTCAAATTCCGTAGTATTTGCAAATTATGCCCATATAAACGCAACCAAAACTGGAAGGGTTAATGCTGGAGACATAATTGGTTATTATGGAGTTGGGGCTGGACATCTCCATTTCGAATTGTGGCCGAATGAAGGCAAATCGATAGAAGGAGACCCCGCACGAGGAAGTGGCGCTGCTTATTGCAAATCAATTTGGGAAAATATGGCAAAATTCTTAGGATTAAGTCCATACCCATAA
- a CDS encoding PEGA domain-containing protein, whose amino-acid sequence MANSDNDDKKSQLSAKELELYLKEKHVQTPADEETKQIEGKDEKEGEETAGEDKLEEQGIKIESVSGGPKFNPPALNKPVQPGTELGPKPINVNEDFRPKSPTTAQPQPTPPAPAVTAPTPTPTTPTSTTTTPTTTPSPKEPVMPAGAPVVVPAPQKPSTPEPVSNSKYLNISTPESNKKSAETNKLPYTTPEQDSNIDKEKPSALGKVFKIFLIIILLAGLGGGTWWYFLAPGYLNLTVNPPGATIQVDNNKTSDTKTKLKPGSHTLTVQKQGYVNYSKQINIKRLQTIQLSVELMKNPAPAKVSSTQISNFFTDKDGLVVLGNNGKTLYKIESETTTTNTSSSNSDSSELTQKAISPDNLGGIEDIIWHPKENLAIMKIKQNKAALATTLFANKSVANDQIMTYLFDFKRYDLVNQEVTFWGTDIGDIVWSPSGENIYYSYAPASGEKTLISASKNNQNLERLLNFKESKIENPNISISADGKYLLIVSHSSNYDSNEVYLFEIVTKQLTKLTTGGHKIKAKFSPNSQQILYTSYGANDIEPTEYSTLGVVNVTTKKTKALNARATTDRADFTTDSKYILAAVSVGTNKNDVFVKIDPETVAKTELPIEMSSTPPDNSKLIKPAKVIFIENKAYYIYLGNLYSLNLVNI is encoded by the coding sequence TTGGCAAACAGCGATAATGACGACAAAAAATCACAACTCTCAGCCAAAGAGCTCGAATTATATTTAAAAGAAAAACACGTTCAAACTCCTGCAGATGAGGAAACTAAACAAATAGAAGGAAAGGACGAAAAAGAAGGAGAAGAAACTGCGGGAGAAGACAAGCTCGAAGAACAAGGCATTAAAATCGAGTCTGTTTCTGGTGGACCAAAATTTAACCCGCCAGCCCTAAATAAACCAGTTCAACCTGGCACAGAATTAGGTCCCAAGCCAATTAATGTTAATGAGGATTTTAGGCCAAAATCACCAACCACGGCCCAACCGCAACCGACTCCTCCTGCTCCAGCAGTAACTGCCCCAACGCCAACGCCCACAACGCCAACTTCAACCACCACTACACCGACCACAACACCAAGCCCTAAAGAACCGGTAATGCCAGCAGGTGCACCAGTAGTTGTTCCCGCACCTCAAAAACCTAGCACCCCAGAACCGGTTTCTAACTCAAAATATTTAAATATTTCCACGCCTGAATCCAATAAAAAATCAGCTGAAACCAACAAACTTCCGTATACTACCCCCGAGCAAGATTCAAACATAGATAAAGAAAAACCCTCGGCATTGGGAAAAGTTTTTAAAATATTTTTAATCATAATTCTTTTGGCAGGATTGGGTGGTGGTACTTGGTGGTATTTTTTGGCACCAGGTTATTTGAATTTAACCGTGAATCCACCTGGCGCAACAATTCAGGTTGATAATAATAAAACCTCTGATACAAAAACCAAGCTCAAGCCTGGTTCTCACACCCTAACGGTTCAAAAGCAAGGTTATGTTAATTATTCAAAACAAATTAACATTAAAAGGCTCCAAACCATCCAATTATCCGTAGAATTAATGAAAAATCCTGCTCCGGCAAAAGTCTCCTCGACACAAATTAGTAATTTTTTTACCGATAAAGACGGCTTAGTGGTTTTAGGCAATAACGGCAAAACATTATACAAAATAGAATCCGAAACTACCACGACTAATACTTCGAGCTCAAACAGCGATAGCTCCGAATTGACACAAAAGGCGATCAGTCCTGACAACCTGGGCGGAATCGAGGATATAATCTGGCACCCCAAAGAAAACCTGGCGATTATGAAAATTAAACAGAATAAGGCGGCCTTGGCAACAACGCTTTTTGCCAATAAAAGTGTGGCTAACGACCAAATTATGACTTATTTATTTGATTTTAAGCGTTATGATTTGGTTAATCAGGAAGTAACTTTTTGGGGAACCGATATTGGCGATATTGTCTGGTCACCCAGTGGGGAAAATATTTATTATTCATATGCACCAGCTTCTGGAGAAAAAACGCTGATCTCTGCCTCTAAAAACAATCAAAATTTAGAAAGATTGCTCAACTTCAAAGAAAGTAAAATTGAAAATCCAAATATTTCAATTTCTGCCGACGGTAAGTATTTATTAATCGTCTCGCATTCTTCGAATTATGATTCTAATGAGGTGTATTTATTTGAAATTGTCACCAAGCAATTAACCAAATTAACCACCGGCGGGCATAAAATCAAGGCTAAATTTAGCCCAAATAGCCAGCAAATTTTATACACTTCTTACGGCGCCAACGACATTGAACCTACCGAATATTCGACCCTTGGAGTTGTTAATGTGACCACCAAAAAAACTAAAGCATTAAACGCACGTGCCACCACTGATCGAGCTGATTTTACCACAGATTCAAAATATATTTTGGCGGCGGTCTCGGTGGGAACTAATAAAAATGATGTCTTTGTTAAAATTGATCCTGAAACTGTGGCTAAAACCGAGTTACCAATAGAAATGTCCTCAACACCACCAGACAACAGCAAACTAATTAAACCCGCTAAAGTGATTTTTATCGAAAATAAGGCATATTATATTTATTTAGGGAATTTATATAGTCTTAATTTAGTAAATATATAG